The Phoenix dactylifera cultivar Barhee BC4 chromosome 12, palm_55x_up_171113_PBpolish2nd_filt_p, whole genome shotgun sequence genome includes the window cagatatcagtcggatccaggcaagaagcactggatagctgtgaagaacagtcttaagtacttgagaagaactaaggacatgttcttggtctttgggagaagatcagagttgaaggtagaaggatgcacacatattgatgatagagagtctacatcagaatatgtgcaattgtggttcagtaaattggaagagttccaaacaactgatcattatagattttaccttagaagctgaatgataagccgtatctaagggtgcagtggaaaccttctgattaaaagttaattacagagttaggtgtaatgtcattagatgccataacactttactgcgataacattggcaccatagcactagctatggagccatggtctcatcagaagtccaagcacatagagcggcgcttccatttcatacgcgactatgatgtagaggtgcagagagtagactccgcggataacgtggcagacccgttcactaagcagctgagtcagcaaaagactgaagcccaccttgagaagatgggcctaagatatatgaccaattggctttagtgcaagtgggagattgttagatgtatgccctagaagccaaattggctgacacattgttgattctagagacataattttgtacttgactatttattattgaataaataaaaggcgtcttttcattcatattgtttatgtgtctatgaatcgtccaagaaattaataagatgatgatacatattctcaagagttgagaatttaagccatgtatcattggtgattaatttctaaatgctcctgatcaatggatcatcacgaggacggtgattgatccgatcagtgcacagatcactttccttctggatggacgagacttgagtccacagtgtagggacactgaagtgatagtgcaggtgcttgttagagaacaagggtactgagcgtgaccaagacaagaagtcacttggatgtctatccactcgtcagtgacttgcttgatgttgcagtagtatgactggtcctttgacatgcggtgcttcggctactcacagtgaggttattgtagtttgactgcacacatacatggtctctagccatatggatccatgcagtgtagattggctgcagtaggttcactgtaggagtagggtatgcacctataaggaatctatcgaccttgatagaagaggagtgatcctatgtgatttgttagactgagttctaagaccttggccagggcagtaaagtggagaaagagttttccactatcgaactcaagtcgaataaatcttgacatatgacagacgatggggtttgacgagttgtccatgacctccgtcctgtagggatccacgatagtaggactgtatcacatgttaactgcacctagaggttcatcattccattctgctgggtagccactacatgctgctaggtgtcactggtggatggtgggactcatagggattatcttgatgatcgataaaccctaatgagttgagttggaatcgttccaacccattgaaaggagttttcaatgatatagtgatagagatcacaatatatctcactaccagtcagaatagaacctatggggtcacacacactagaagtattgaccgatccgatggttgaaatcgtgattaggaatcacaagaaatcaatttgattgataaaagttgaagaaggaacaaagggaattaattaattagacttaaacacaaatcctacttcgggtaggattcctagagtcctaattggattagggctgggaatcctagttggagtaggattggaattcctacttggaataggattcctacaatcctaatgagattaggaattttgaattaaaataggattcctacttggagtaggattcctagaaatcctaattagattaggtcttcggattcaaatagagtcctaattggattaggactaaaattaaatacatcctaattagattaggattccttaagtctaaattaattattaatctaatgaatcaacatgactcctaattggattaggattgaagagttcaattgagtcatggttcattcaagtcctaattggattaggactagcatagattaaacccaatttggccaatcctaattagattaggattaaaccatgaaagagggacctaatcctctttggaagaggattaggctaaccaagtaagaggggcatcagcccctctccacttgattaggtgcgacatgaagagagagggggccggcgccccctcttggaaagttgtcaaggctcctaacttgtaggagcccttcatccttattaaaggaggactagggccggcgccctagatgaccctttctcctcttcatcacgtggccaccccctctccatctctccttggttcagccgccatcagcaaggggaaaagaagaggaggcgtctccctcctcttggtcttcttccttggcttcagcgcgtgtgaagagaagaaagctgcgaagggatttgatcttcttcctcttcttcatccttcttcttcctcctctcaagtgcaatcaagagttgattgaaagagaggacatcagccatcaaagctatctctgcaagggagctagcaccccggtgagatagagagcttggatcggatcctgcttcgtgtggatacccgtagaggccggacgtttgaacggcttcaagcgaaccctcttccaaaaccacgaattcagatttgcggtgatcatctacccgcgcaaggtgaagatttgatcttcctaataattttaaaagttttaattcctacctaattacgaaaggtctcgaaacaacgttcatgcgatgaacgtcgaacccgtgcatgccgattccgctgccatctgaaaaatttttgaaatatcagcggcatgggcgggttcccaacaggtctaaaatccatcgctctgtctttctgtctgttactccttggagtcgacttggaactgtcgggagtcgactcggcaagcattggagtcgattcgaaatcttcagagtcgactcggtgacagggtctgaaattcatctttctgtccttctatctgttctcagtcggagtcgactcgtagtgtaccggagtcgacttgagcttgtgccagaacctctgaaatacttagagtcgactcgcaatcttaCGGAGTCGACtagagcttcagactttggttcaattgagttcaacacttagctaaattactttgaaccaaggctcgacgcacttaaacataaattcacatatattcgcctgaaacactagattgaattcattagtacaacatgaaatatagtcaaatgctttgagctcatcaaaatcaaatagggatataatcaatcactccgcAACTGGCATAAGCCAGAAAATTATATTACTGATAATTACTGCTCCATGCCTTACAGCAATACCTTCTCAACATTTTTAAACCTCCCTCAAGTCCTCTTCATCTATTTAGGTCTCCTCACTTCACCTAACACCAGCCCTTGCATCAATTGCTTGCAACGGTCCTCATGTCACTCCCTATTTTAAAATCCATCTCTAATCTCAGCCTCCTTGCAGAGCTGCCATGAAGGACCATGCTTGAGATATCCCAACCCACTAATTTGGGAGAACCGACAATATTTAATTACTGCAGGCTTTATAACATTTCCCACATGCTGAATGGCAGCTTACGTACTATATGCAACTAAATACAACAAGAATCTATGACATTatgtaaaaaaatattcataagtgagatgaaaataaaattaactTGTAGAATCATCATACATCAATAATCCTAAATATGCTATATTCTTTTACCAGAAAAACTATTCTATATTTTAGaagaacccaaaaaaaaaataatttgcaaaTTATATACCTTCCTACAGGTCAACATTTGCTTTTCAGAATAAAATGGTGGGTAACCAACAAGCATCTCATACATGATTGCTCCAAGTGACCACCTGAAAATTCCAAAAGtcaggaaattgaaatgggctGAGTGAAAATTAGTCCTTAGACTTTACCAATCACACTCCATGCCATATCCTTTCTTCAGTAAAACTTCTGGAGCAATATAATCAGGGGTACCGACAGTTGAATAAGCCTGAACTTACAAAGCATGTCAGTGAACATTGAAACACAATTAAATTTGTCTTTATATAACAAAACACGAAGCAAGATGTACCCTATAAGTACCACTACAACCTAAGCATAACTAACAACAGAAAAACATGAAAGTGAGGATAATATGCATACCCTTCAAAAGAATAGTATTCttcaaaagaataaaatacaATGAATCGAATAtgcaattttctttcttttacttcTAAAATACAAAGCCATGACTCTCACACTGGAAATTGAGTGCTATATTTCACAAATTGCAGACTAGGTCACTTTTAATAGCAAAGCTAGAAAGTTACATTAAACAAATTATATGTCACATGCAAAAGAGCAGCAGCAAAATTCTGTTAAATCATTTCCCTTGGCATGTACGAGAGGGCATCTTCCAAAAGAAGTAAGGCTCTTTAGTAGTTTTTGCGTAATTGTAAGGCCTACCTGGCATGTATGCTGAAGTTCAACATTTAGAACCAAAAACATGCAGAGTGGCACATAGGATAATCAAGGATACATCAGGAGGACACATGACTTACCAACATTCGCCTATTCTTCTGCCAGTGTAGTAGCTGTTCCTGTTGTGTACGCCTGGGTGCAGGGTAGGAGTTTAACCGCTCCTCACTTTCCAATAAAGGGTTGATATTTTTCCCAATCATATAGTCAGGATCACTAAGATTAGGAAAACTAGTACGGTCTAAAGGTTTACACAACCCAAAATCTGATAGTTTGACATGGCCATTTCGATCTAGCAATAAATTGTCAGGTTTGATGTCCCTATTCAGTAAGAAATATTCAGTTAACACAAATGATGTCATAGAAGCCAATAAAGCCCTGTATGTACCAATCAAtgggaaaataaataaataaaatacaaaACACGTACCTATGAATATAGTTGTGTTTGTGAATAGATTCTATAGCTAACACAGTCTGCCCAACATAAAACCTGGCCTCATCTTCTGTCAATATATCCTTGCGCATAAGTAAAGTCATCATGTCTCCACCAGGAAGGTATTCCATGATAAGATATAAAAATTCTTGATCCTGAAAGGAGCAATAGAGTTTGACAATGCAAGGACTATCAACCTCTGCGAGAAGATTTCTTTCCGCTTTTACATGCTCCACCTAAAAGCAGGAGAGGGAGGGTATCGGGGTGAGGATGCAGGCAGACAGCACATTATCCACATAACCAATATCTAAAAGAATAGGGAGCTTGTAATGATACCTGGTCTTTATGAAGCATTTCAGATTTTTTTAGTATCTTCATTGCATACACTTGCCTGGTGGTCTTCTCTCTACAAAGCCTCACCTGCATAGTGGCAAATGCATAAACAAAAAGTCAGTAAGTTGAAAAGTTTGTTGAAGCTACTTAACATATAAGCttgaaaaaaacaaacaaacaaattcAGTTTTACTTCTTCAGCCTGAAAATttatatccttttaattgcatagACAAATTTCCAGAATCAGTACAAAAGAGAGTCAAAAAATGTCCAGACTGAACCAAAGGATAGTCCACAAGGAGAACTGCACCTTGTGATTCTCTTCTAGGCAGTGTTTGTTTGGAAATAAAGCACGAATGACGCTTGGAATATGCCTTATCAGGTTTATAGAAAAAAGAATAAGGGAGGAAATACCATTCTGGTCAAACATGCCTATTCCAATAGGATAAGGATAGTGTTATACCTGGAATAAGACCCTCTTTTTTTCCCTGCTCTTTTTGCACAGACAAAAATACCCTCAACCCCACAATTATTCCTGCCAGGAATGAAGAATTTCATTCACATATCCATATCCCACTTTTGTTATTGTTCgaatgcctctctctctctctctctctctctctctcatgcgcGCACACACAAACAAAAAATCAAACTAGGTCCAACTTATTCCATAAATCAGCTGAGTCAATATTCTCAAAACCAACATAAACCAGCAAATGATTTTATACTTGAAAATAAccaaacaataaaataatatcaacaaaaaattaaacataatcctaTAAAGCACAAGCAATAATGCTGCTGCAACATGGAATAAAAAATGTAGTACAGTATTCCAAGAACACCAAACTGAAACAATAACACGATTCCATCATAGCAAGCAATGTCCACACATCAGAGTACAAAGACTGACATGTCACTCATGTGTATTCTATGCACAATGTaccagctctattgaaaatTGAAAGAGAAGAATAAATCAGCATTATGAAAAGAGACAATATGATATTAATGTCAAAGTGAATGAGCAAAACTGATGACTAAGAAAACTAGATAGCTTTGTATAAGAAtatatcaagaaagcatttataATATCATGGCAAATTGTCAAGCAGAAGTCATTACACAAACTCACATAGGACAAATCTAAGGATTTGatccaaggttttaaataccaaGGGACAGAGCTGTCCTGGTTTGTCCATGAGTGGGATGCCTAGTGTACCAAAACCTTGGGACAGTAGATGCCCTATTCCATTACTCCACCCATCCCCCACCCCAACCCCCGCCTTCCTGATTCTCAGGGATGGTTAGATTCCATGCCGGCCGACCATATCTAAACCTTGATTTGCTCATTAAAAGTATCAACATAAGAACCCTCATCAGAAGATCAAGCCATCCAGTGGCAGAAAACAACTTAAACAATTTATCAATTTGATAATCCAGCATGAGTTTCAGTACAAGGAAATTGTAAAAGCTTTTGGAGTACTTTTACAAGTCTTCATGACATGCAATATACAGAATGGGTATTATGAAGTCAGACTCGGAACATGTTGCTAAAAGTTCTGTTTAATTACAatgtaaaaaagaagaaaacaggaATGGACACCAACCTCCCCAAATGCACCCCTCCCGATAATTGTCAGCAGTTCAAAATCATCGACTCCCACTTTATACCTTTGAAGGCGCATGTATTCAGTTTCTTTTCTCTCTAAGTTCTTTATGAGGTTGTTTTGCTCCTCTTCAGAAACATCAGCATCAgcaagcttcctctccaagatCTGTCGCCTAACATCAACAATAATTTTAATAGAAACAAAACATAAACAAGGAAGAACAAGGAGGTTTGTACTAAAAAAATAAGCTCACTTTTAAGCAACCCGAAAGGCAGTAATTGAAATATCAATATATTCATTTTAAATGTTATATGTACATTTCATGGTAATATGGCCTGTTCTCCAGAGTAACTCTAAACCAAGCCAATCAATGCAGGTGGGACGTATACAGCAAATTTTAACCTGATCCGCCTCCAGCTTGATCTACCCACTTCTCTCAAGACCTAGAATTTACGGAGGCGGTATCTGGCAATTTAAGATGCTGATCAGCATGACATGAAGGAGAAGGTTAGGCTTGGTAAATATCCTAGACCTAAAACCTAATTAGTCTGTGTTAGAGTCATTTTAGTGCTGGAGAGAACCTGTAAAAGGAGCAGTCATTTCTCTTCCACATAAAACATTTTCTCCTTTTTGATGTCGCTGTTCGTAGACAAGCTTTGCaaaatttatgaatttattggtcCCCATTCTAAGACAATACTAGTGGGGATTAGCTGGCATCTAACATCATGACATGAAAAATCAAATTCTTATTCCCACTATAAATCCAATCATGGACCCACGCTGTACTCAAGTCGATAGGGTTGTGGATAATAATCCATATGTAATTGGTTTCACATTCTCTGCAAGTGCAAAATTGAGAAATATGCACATCTAAACCGACATTCAACGTAACCAAGGAATATCCTACGAATGATTTCGAGGGAACGACAGCAGTCCAACACTGCTCTCTTTATAGAGATGCTACAGACAAAATTTAATTCTAGATAGATCTAAAGTTCTTTTGTAGCGAAGGATTGTAACAACATTTAATGCATAGGAAACCTGTACGAAATCAGTGATAATGTGTAGAAAGATAATAAATGCAGCATTTCAGCAAACATCATCATGTTATATGCTTGGTTGGTGTTAGGGGGATCAATGCATATTAAAGTATGCAATAATCTAAGGCCCCGTGTGGCAGAGTTGTTGGCAGTAGAGATTTcggaagtagagctttctgaagtagagcttttataaaaggtTATTTGCTagttggtaactacatttctaaagtgctatgAGACTTTAATATGTGTCTGGTAAACAAATTgataaagtacttttggtatgacaaaatgaccataaagggcattgcatagtattatccaacagaacataataaaacataatatgtattaatacataaatatataatacagtataatattactgtaatgtaatatattatttttataatatagtaatataatattgtatactatagcataataatgtaacataatttgatattatataacataatatatcaatgtaaTATACAatgtataatataataacattatatttatagtataatatattattattataatattatatttatagtataatataataataaagatataaaaaattataattattatcattatatattattattattttctgtaattattatattttattatggatattttggtcaaaaaaaattaagaattcaAAACAGTTTTCCGATTCggagaagctccaaaatagcttcttccAAAAAGAAGTTTTAGCTTTCTGACAAAACTAAaatgattttcaatttttttaccaaacatcctTATTCTATCTAAAATGATGGCCctcctgtggagtgattgattaaaaccctatttgattttgatgagatcaaagcaattgagtatatttcttgtttactaatgaattcaattaagtgtttcagtgaaaatcttgtctaagtgtctcaagacttggttcataatttttggataagtta containing:
- the LOC120103742 gene encoding serine/threonine-protein kinase tricornered-like, encoding MDRIRSWLQKFQKQGDKLKFRPMKNKETDDRKNGQKPQIDDAPSNATQQKVAAAKQYIENHYRTQMKSLQGRKERRQILERKLADADVSEEEQNNLIKNLERKETEYMRLQRYKVGVDDFELLTIIGRGAFGEVRLCREKTTRQVYAMKILKKSEMLHKDQVEHVKAERNLLAEVDSPCIVKLYCSFQDQEFLYLIMEYLPGGDMMTLLMRKDILTEDEARFYVGQTVLAIESIHKHNYIHRDIKPDNLLLDRNGHVKLSDFGLCKPLDRTSFPNLSDPDYMIGKNINPLLESEERLNSYPAPRRTQQEQLLHWQKNRRMLAYSTVGTPDYIAPEVLLKKGYGMECDWWSLGAIMYEMLVGYPPFYSEKQMLTCRKIVNWKTHLKFPEEAKLSPEAKDLICKLLCNVEQRLGTRGAHEIKAHPWFKGIQWDRLYQMEAAFVPEVIDELDTHNFEKFEESATPIQTSSKSGPWRKKLSSKDVNFVGYTYKNFEIVNDHDAPGIVELKKKNKPKRPSIKTLFDTTSTTGQPVLGSFLNLLPPQLEVSESPEPPPNSNRS